A DNA window from Phragmites australis chromosome 11, lpPhrAust1.1, whole genome shotgun sequence contains the following coding sequences:
- the LOC133884761 gene encoding large ribosomal subunit protein eL28z-like, with the protein MATVSGDLIWQIVRKNNSFLVKQFGNGNAKVQFTKEPNNLYNVHSYKHSGLANKKTATIQPAGGKDTAVVLSTTKAKKQNAPAKLYHKSVMRKEFRKMAKAVKNQVSDNYYRPDLTKPALARLSSVYRSLQVAKSGVKKKNRQPTKL; encoded by the exons ATGGCGACGGTTTCAGGGGATCTGATCTGGCAGATTGTGAGGAAGAACAACTCCTTCCTGGTGAAGCAGTTCGGCAACGGCAATGCCAAGGTGCAGTTCACCAAGGAGCCAAACAACCTCTACAACGTCCACTCCTACAAGCACTCTG GCTTGGCGAACAAGAAGACTGCGACGATCCAGCCAGCAGGTGGAAAGGACACAGCTGTGGTCCTCTCTACAACCAAGGCCAAGAAGCAGAACGCTCCTGCAAAGCTCTACCACAAGTCTGTGATGCGCAAGGAATTCCGCAAGATGGCCAAGGCTGTGAAGAACCAG GTTAGTGACAACTACTACAGGCCTGATCTGACCAAGCCAGCTCTTGCTAGGCTGAGCTCAGTGTACCGCAGCCTCCAGGTTGCCAAGTCTGGtgtcaagaagaagaataggcAGCCAACTAAGCTGTAA
- the LOC133884762 gene encoding uncharacterized protein LOC133884762 encodes MGVMEKLKIFVVKEPVVAASCLIAGFGLFLPAVVRPILDSWETAEKVPPPALNDVVAGVTGKKKE; translated from the exons ATGGGCGTGATGGAGAAGCTCAAGATCTTCGTGGTGAAGGAGCCTGTCGTCGCCGCCTCCTGCCTCATCGCCGGATTCG GTCTCTTCCTTCCAGCAGTTGTACGGCCAATATTGGATTCTTGGGAGACTGCGGAAAAAGTTCCTCCACCTGCTCTAAATGAT GTGGTTGCAGGTGTCACCGGCAAGAAAAAGGAGTGA
- the LOC133884764 gene encoding uncharacterized protein LOC133884764 isoform X2 — protein MPYCEVDRYQNGEKWEGVRLFYRRYGHGATKVLLIIGLAGTHDSWGPQIKGLTGSLEPADDEAPLPNEEAGGDGLEVCCFDNRGVGRSSVPPHKSYYSTAIMARDALALMDHLGWKKAHVFGHSMGAMISCKLAAMAPHRLSSLALLNVTGGGFQCFPKVDGQMLSLAYRFLRAKTPEQRALVDLETHYTKEYLEESVGSCTRRMILYQEYVKGISSSGMQSNCGFEGQVNACWTHKMTTKELDMIRSAGFLISVIHGRYDIIAQLCHARRLGERLLPAARMVELHGAHLVSHERPDEVNNALMDLIKATKSAMKPEEWSSQPENASETGALISARPITVMMRTDEGVIVMGFEHMRNIVRVMKPVRVAAIES, from the exons ATGCCTTACTGCGAGGTGGACAGGTACCAGAACGGCGAAAAGTGGGAGGGCGTTCGGCTCTTCTACCGCCGCTACGGCCACGGCGCCACCAAGGTGCTCCTCATCATCG GATTGGCGGGGACGCACGACTCGTGGGGCCCGCAGATAAAGGGGCTGACCGGGTCGCTGGAGCCGGCCGACGACGAGGCCCCGCTGCCGAACGAGGAGGCCGGCGGCGACGGACTCGAGGTCTGCTGCTTCGACAACCGCGGCGTAGGCCGCAGCTCCGTGCCGCCGCACAAATCCTACTACTC GACGGCAATCATGGCCAGGGACGCGTTGGCCTTGATGGATCATTTGGGATGGAAGAAAGCCCACGTCTTTGGCCACTCCATGG GCGCGATGATTTCTTGCAAGCTAGCAGCGATGGCGCCTCACAGGTTGAGCTCACTGGCATTGCTTAATGTCACCGGAGGCGGTTTTCAGTGCTTCCCAAAG GTAGACGGGCAGATGCTGTCTCTTGCATACCGTTTCTTAAGGGCAAAGACTCCAGAGCAAAGAGCTCTCGTGGACCTGGAAACCCATTATACAAAG GAATACCTTGAGGAGAGTGTTGGGTCGTGCACAAGGAGAATGATCCTCTATCAA GAATATGTTAAGGGCATATCATCGTCAGGGATGCAATCTAACTGTGGTTTTGAAGGGCAAGTTAATGCATGCTGGACTCACAAAATGACTACTAAAGAATTAGATATGATACGTTCTGCTGGCTTTCTAATTTCAGTCATTCACGGAAG GTATGATATTATTGCACAATTGTGTCATGCAAGGCGTCTTGGGGAAAGGCTTCTTCCTGCTGCTAGAATGGTAGAACTTCATGGTGCACATCTTGTGAGCCATGAACGACCAGACGAG GTGAACAATGCACTTATGGATTTGATAAAGGCCACCAAATCAGCGATGAAACCTGAAGAGTGGTCGTCCCAGCCAGAGAATGCATCAG AGACCGGAGCACTTATTTCTGCGAGACCTATTACGGTCATGATGCGAACAGATGAAG GGGTGATAGTGATGGGGTTTGAGCACATGAGGAACATTGTAAGAGTAATGAAGCCAGTAAGGGTTGCAGCAATTGAGTCATAA
- the LOC133884764 gene encoding uncharacterized protein LOC133884764 isoform X3, which produces MPYCEVDRYQNGEKWEGVRLFYRRYGHGATKVLLIIGLAGTHDSWGPQIKGLTGSLEPADDEAPLPNEEAGGDGLEVCCFDNRGVGRSSVPPHKSYYSTAIMARDALALMDHLGWKKAHVFGHSMGAMISCKLAAMAPHRLSSLALLNVTGGGFQCFPKVDGQMLSLAYRFLRAKTPEQRALVDLETHYTKEYLEESVGSCTRRMILYQEYVKGISSSGMQSNCGFEGQVNACWTHKMTTKELDMIRSAGFLISVIHGRYDIIAQLCHARRLGERLLPAARMVELHGAHLVSHERPDEVNNALMDLIKATKSAMKPEEWSSQPENASGVIVMGFEHMRNIVRVMKPVRVAAIES; this is translated from the exons ATGCCTTACTGCGAGGTGGACAGGTACCAGAACGGCGAAAAGTGGGAGGGCGTTCGGCTCTTCTACCGCCGCTACGGCCACGGCGCCACCAAGGTGCTCCTCATCATCG GATTGGCGGGGACGCACGACTCGTGGGGCCCGCAGATAAAGGGGCTGACCGGGTCGCTGGAGCCGGCCGACGACGAGGCCCCGCTGCCGAACGAGGAGGCCGGCGGCGACGGACTCGAGGTCTGCTGCTTCGACAACCGCGGCGTAGGCCGCAGCTCCGTGCCGCCGCACAAATCCTACTACTC GACGGCAATCATGGCCAGGGACGCGTTGGCCTTGATGGATCATTTGGGATGGAAGAAAGCCCACGTCTTTGGCCACTCCATGG GCGCGATGATTTCTTGCAAGCTAGCAGCGATGGCGCCTCACAGGTTGAGCTCACTGGCATTGCTTAATGTCACCGGAGGCGGTTTTCAGTGCTTCCCAAAG GTAGACGGGCAGATGCTGTCTCTTGCATACCGTTTCTTAAGGGCAAAGACTCCAGAGCAAAGAGCTCTCGTGGACCTGGAAACCCATTATACAAAG GAATACCTTGAGGAGAGTGTTGGGTCGTGCACAAGGAGAATGATCCTCTATCAA GAATATGTTAAGGGCATATCATCGTCAGGGATGCAATCTAACTGTGGTTTTGAAGGGCAAGTTAATGCATGCTGGACTCACAAAATGACTACTAAAGAATTAGATATGATACGTTCTGCTGGCTTTCTAATTTCAGTCATTCACGGAAG GTATGATATTATTGCACAATTGTGTCATGCAAGGCGTCTTGGGGAAAGGCTTCTTCCTGCTGCTAGAATGGTAGAACTTCATGGTGCACATCTTGTGAGCCATGAACGACCAGACGAG GTGAACAATGCACTTATGGATTTGATAAAGGCCACCAAATCAGCGATGAAACCTGAAGAGTGGTCGTCCCAGCCAGAGAATGCATCAG GGGTGATAGTGATGGGGTTTGAGCACATGAGGAACATTGTAAGAGTAATGAAGCCAGTAAGGGTTGCAGCAATTGAGTCATAA
- the LOC133884764 gene encoding uncharacterized protein LOC133884764 isoform X1, with amino-acid sequence MPYCEVDRYQNGEKWEGVRLFYRRYGHGATKVLLIIGLAGTHDSWGPQIKGLTGSLEPADDEAPLPNEEAGGDGLEVCCFDNRGVGRSSVPPHKSYYSTAIMARDALALMDHLGWKKAHVFGHSMGAMISCKLAAMAPHRLSSLALLNVTGGGFQCFPKVDGQMLSLAYRFLRAKTPEQRALVDLETHYTKEYLEESVGSCTRRMILYQEYVKGISSSGMQSNCGFEGQVNACWTHKMTTKELDMIRSAGFLISVIHGRYDIIAQLCHARRLGERLLPAARMVELHGAHLVSHERPDEVNNALMDLIKATKSAMKPEEWSSQPENASETGALISARPITVMMRTDEGAIAAVAVYNLLSKLQLSFLYLIGVIVMGFEHMRNIVRVMKPVRVAAIES; translated from the exons ATGCCTTACTGCGAGGTGGACAGGTACCAGAACGGCGAAAAGTGGGAGGGCGTTCGGCTCTTCTACCGCCGCTACGGCCACGGCGCCACCAAGGTGCTCCTCATCATCG GATTGGCGGGGACGCACGACTCGTGGGGCCCGCAGATAAAGGGGCTGACCGGGTCGCTGGAGCCGGCCGACGACGAGGCCCCGCTGCCGAACGAGGAGGCCGGCGGCGACGGACTCGAGGTCTGCTGCTTCGACAACCGCGGCGTAGGCCGCAGCTCCGTGCCGCCGCACAAATCCTACTACTC GACGGCAATCATGGCCAGGGACGCGTTGGCCTTGATGGATCATTTGGGATGGAAGAAAGCCCACGTCTTTGGCCACTCCATGG GCGCGATGATTTCTTGCAAGCTAGCAGCGATGGCGCCTCACAGGTTGAGCTCACTGGCATTGCTTAATGTCACCGGAGGCGGTTTTCAGTGCTTCCCAAAG GTAGACGGGCAGATGCTGTCTCTTGCATACCGTTTCTTAAGGGCAAAGACTCCAGAGCAAAGAGCTCTCGTGGACCTGGAAACCCATTATACAAAG GAATACCTTGAGGAGAGTGTTGGGTCGTGCACAAGGAGAATGATCCTCTATCAA GAATATGTTAAGGGCATATCATCGTCAGGGATGCAATCTAACTGTGGTTTTGAAGGGCAAGTTAATGCATGCTGGACTCACAAAATGACTACTAAAGAATTAGATATGATACGTTCTGCTGGCTTTCTAATTTCAGTCATTCACGGAAG GTATGATATTATTGCACAATTGTGTCATGCAAGGCGTCTTGGGGAAAGGCTTCTTCCTGCTGCTAGAATGGTAGAACTTCATGGTGCACATCTTGTGAGCCATGAACGACCAGACGAG GTGAACAATGCACTTATGGATTTGATAAAGGCCACCAAATCAGCGATGAAACCTGAAGAGTGGTCGTCCCAGCCAGAGAATGCATCAG AGACCGGAGCACTTATTTCTGCGAGACCTATTACGGTCATGATGCGAACAGATGAAGGTGCAATTGCCGCCGTAGCCGTATATAACTTGCTTAGCAAGCTGCAACTAAGCTTTCTTTATCTCATAGGGGTGATAGTGATGGGGTTTGAGCACATGAGGAACATTGTAAGAGTAATGAAGCCAGTAAGGGTTGCAGCAATTGAGTCATAA